The following proteins are encoded in a genomic region of Mobula hypostoma chromosome 23, sMobHyp1.1, whole genome shotgun sequence:
- the rabgef1 gene encoding rab5 GDP/GTP exchange factor isoform X1, with protein sequence MNLKSERRGIHVDQSELLCKKGCGYYGNPAWQGFCSKCWREEYSKARQRQIQEDWELAERLQREEEAAYASSQGAPSLTFSKFEEKKTNETKRKVQTVKKFFSPSSRAAPKKADSQEVKASSPSINRQASLETERASKDFIDFLKSFRRPGQDILKQCRAFIENMQHKKELSIEEQSECVQDFYQSMVDRLQSHSSFKGSPEGIEKIMDQIENYMMTRLYKTVFCPETTDDEKKDLAVQKRIRALHWVTLEMLCVPVNEEIHEVYELVVKAITAVIEMDSRRVPREKLTCITKCSKHIFNAIKITKNEPASADDFLPTLIYIVLKANPPRLQSNIQYITRFCNPSRLMTGEDGYYFTNLCCAVAFIEKLDAQSLNLTQEDFDRYMSGQASPKKHDSEDWSPGACAGMKQMCKNLNLISQLNERQQRILSAAKQLEKDLIDWSEGVTKEVEDIIEKYPLDIKPRGQSVVAIDSDNVENDKLPPPIQPQMFVG encoded by the exons ATGAACTTGAAATCAGAACGTAGAGGAATCCACGTGGACCAATCCGAGCTCCTATGTAAAAAAGGCTGTGGTTACTATGGAAATCCTGCGTGGCAAGGATTTTGTTCTAAGTGCTGGAGAGAAGAGTATAGTAAAGCCAGACAGCGACAAATTCAGGAAGATTGGGAGCTTGCAGAACG TTTACAGCGTGAGGAAGAAGCTGCATATGCTAGCAGTCAAGGGGCACCGTCACTCACATTTTCTAAATTCGAAGAGAAAAAGACAAATGAGACTAAAAGGAAAGTTCAGACTGTCAAAAAGTTCTTCAGCCCATCATCCAGGGCTGCACCAAAAAAAG CAGACAGTCAGGAAGTCAAAGCTTCAAGTCCATCCATAAATAGACAGGCCAGTCTGGAAACAGAACGAGCTTCGAAGGACTTTATTGATTTCCTCAAGAGCTTTCGTAGGCCTGGTCAAGATATACTAAAACAATGTCGGGCATTTATTGAAAACATGCAGCATAAAAAG GAATTAAGTATTGAAGAACAGTCAGAGTGCGTCCAGGATTTCTATCAAAGCATGGTTGACCGACTACAGTCTCACTCCAGTTTTAAAG GTTCTCCTGAAGGGATAGAGAAGATTATGGATCAGATTGAAAACTATATGATGACACGACTGTACAAAACAGTGTTTTGTCCAGAGACTACTGATGATGAGAAGAAAGATCTTGCAGTTCAGAAGCGAATTCG GGCATTACATTGGGTGACACTTGAGATGCTGTGTGTTCCAGTAAATGAAGAAATCCATGAAGTTTACGAATTAGTTGTAAAAGCAATAACTG CTGTAATAGAAATGGATTCAAGACGAGTTCCACGTGAAAAGCTGACCTGCATCACTAAATGCAGCAAACACATTTTCAATGCCATAAAGATCACAAAGAATGAACCTGCCTCTGCTGATGACTTCTTACCCACACTTATCTACATAGTATTAAAGGCTAATCCTCCTCGGTTACAGTCAAACATCCAGTATATTACACGATTCTGCAATCCAAGCAGACTGATGACTGGTGAAGATGGGTATTATTTCACAAATTTA TGTTGTGCAGTTGCCTTTATTGAAAAGTTGGATGCTCAGTCTTTGAATCTAACGCAAGAAGATTTTGATCGTTACATGTCTGGTCAAGCATCACCGAAGAAACATGACTCTGAAGATTGGTCTCCCGGGGCGTGTGCAGGAATGaaacaaatgtgcaaaaactTAAATCTTATTTCACAGCTGAATGAGAGGCAGCAAAGGATTCTGTCTGCTGCCAAACAGCTTGAAAAAGACTTAATTGATTGGAGTGAAGGTGTAACTAAAGAAGTTGAAGACATTATTGAGAAATACCCACTTGATATCAAACCTAGGGGCCAGTCAGTAGTGGCAATTGATTCTGACAATGTAGAAAATGACAAGCTTCCACCACCAATCCAGCCACAAATGTTTGTTGGCTGA
- the rabgef1 gene encoding rab5 GDP/GTP exchange factor isoform X2, translating into MNLKSERRGIHVDQSELLCKKGCGYYGNPAWQGFCSKCWREEYSKARQRQIQEDWELAERLQREEEAAYASSQGAPSLTFSKFEEKKTNETKRKVQTVKKFFSPSSRAAPKKDSQEVKASSPSINRQASLETERASKDFIDFLKSFRRPGQDILKQCRAFIENMQHKKELSIEEQSECVQDFYQSMVDRLQSHSSFKGSPEGIEKIMDQIENYMMTRLYKTVFCPETTDDEKKDLAVQKRIRALHWVTLEMLCVPVNEEIHEVYELVVKAITAVIEMDSRRVPREKLTCITKCSKHIFNAIKITKNEPASADDFLPTLIYIVLKANPPRLQSNIQYITRFCNPSRLMTGEDGYYFTNLCCAVAFIEKLDAQSLNLTQEDFDRYMSGQASPKKHDSEDWSPGACAGMKQMCKNLNLISQLNERQQRILSAAKQLEKDLIDWSEGVTKEVEDIIEKYPLDIKPRGQSVVAIDSDNVENDKLPPPIQPQMFVG; encoded by the exons ATGAACTTGAAATCAGAACGTAGAGGAATCCACGTGGACCAATCCGAGCTCCTATGTAAAAAAGGCTGTGGTTACTATGGAAATCCTGCGTGGCAAGGATTTTGTTCTAAGTGCTGGAGAGAAGAGTATAGTAAAGCCAGACAGCGACAAATTCAGGAAGATTGGGAGCTTGCAGAACG TTTACAGCGTGAGGAAGAAGCTGCATATGCTAGCAGTCAAGGGGCACCGTCACTCACATTTTCTAAATTCGAAGAGAAAAAGACAAATGAGACTAAAAGGAAAGTTCAGACTGTCAAAAAGTTCTTCAGCCCATCATCCAGGGCTGCACCAAAAAAAG ACAGTCAGGAAGTCAAAGCTTCAAGTCCATCCATAAATAGACAGGCCAGTCTGGAAACAGAACGAGCTTCGAAGGACTTTATTGATTTCCTCAAGAGCTTTCGTAGGCCTGGTCAAGATATACTAAAACAATGTCGGGCATTTATTGAAAACATGCAGCATAAAAAG GAATTAAGTATTGAAGAACAGTCAGAGTGCGTCCAGGATTTCTATCAAAGCATGGTTGACCGACTACAGTCTCACTCCAGTTTTAAAG GTTCTCCTGAAGGGATAGAGAAGATTATGGATCAGATTGAAAACTATATGATGACACGACTGTACAAAACAGTGTTTTGTCCAGAGACTACTGATGATGAGAAGAAAGATCTTGCAGTTCAGAAGCGAATTCG GGCATTACATTGGGTGACACTTGAGATGCTGTGTGTTCCAGTAAATGAAGAAATCCATGAAGTTTACGAATTAGTTGTAAAAGCAATAACTG CTGTAATAGAAATGGATTCAAGACGAGTTCCACGTGAAAAGCTGACCTGCATCACTAAATGCAGCAAACACATTTTCAATGCCATAAAGATCACAAAGAATGAACCTGCCTCTGCTGATGACTTCTTACCCACACTTATCTACATAGTATTAAAGGCTAATCCTCCTCGGTTACAGTCAAACATCCAGTATATTACACGATTCTGCAATCCAAGCAGACTGATGACTGGTGAAGATGGGTATTATTTCACAAATTTA TGTTGTGCAGTTGCCTTTATTGAAAAGTTGGATGCTCAGTCTTTGAATCTAACGCAAGAAGATTTTGATCGTTACATGTCTGGTCAAGCATCACCGAAGAAACATGACTCTGAAGATTGGTCTCCCGGGGCGTGTGCAGGAATGaaacaaatgtgcaaaaactTAAATCTTATTTCACAGCTGAATGAGAGGCAGCAAAGGATTCTGTCTGCTGCCAAACAGCTTGAAAAAGACTTAATTGATTGGAGTGAAGGTGTAACTAAAGAAGTTGAAGACATTATTGAGAAATACCCACTTGATATCAAACCTAGGGGCCAGTCAGTAGTGGCAATTGATTCTGACAATGTAGAAAATGACAAGCTTCCACCACCAATCCAGCCACAAATGTTTGTTGGCTGA